From one Butyricimonas faecihominis genomic stretch:
- a CDS encoding acetyl-CoA carboxylase biotin carboxyl carrier protein subunit, translated as MNVTDHDKATVEVNGISYEVSYESKNTVATTAPRKPAAIPTSTTYKSSAQSTSATSNKTTCIKAPLPGTISAVSVKVGSQVKRGDCLLVMEAMKMENNIVASVDGQVKAIHVTAGQSVSQDDPLVDLV; from the coding sequence GTGAATGTAACGGATCATGACAAAGCTACAGTTGAGGTGAACGGTATATCTTATGAAGTATCATACGAAAGCAAAAACACGGTTGCTACCACCGCACCTCGTAAACCTGCTGCCATACCGACTTCAACTACATATAAAAGTTCCGCTCAAAGTACATCTGCAACAAGCAACAAGACGACCTGCATTAAAGCACCGCTTCCCGGAACGATTTCCGCTGTTAGCGTGAAAGTTGGCAGTCAAGTAAAACGCGGAGATTGTCTATTAGTCATGGAAGCCATGAAAATGGAAAACAATATCGTGGCAAGTGTTGACGGTCAAGTGAAAGCAATACATGTAACTGCTGGTCAGAGTGTTTCTCAGGATGACCCGCTTGTTGATTTGGTTTAA
- a CDS encoding RNA polymerase sigma factor — translation MTEEKEKIIARLYCKLKHELRVYAARYCPDEAEDIVHQAFVNGYDKIVEERNESEQRSYLYSTVKNLCLNFIRNSRPVYMDLSPELMTEFVVVDTHDYMYELIGRLPRKERRILELALQGYDTREIAEQIGMEYNTVRHYKKEAYAKIREALKNEI, via the coding sequence ATGACGGAAGAGAAAGAGAAGATTATTGCTCGACTATATTGTAAGTTGAAGCATGAATTGCGAGTTTATGCCGCTCGCTATTGTCCTGATGAGGCTGAAGATATCGTGCATCAGGCTTTCGTGAACGGTTATGACAAGATCGTGGAAGAACGAAATGAATCGGAACAGCGTTCCTATCTTTATTCCACGGTGAAAAATTTGTGTCTGAATTTTATTCGTAATTCTCGTCCGGTATACATGGATTTATCACCCGAGTTGATGACCGAGTTTGTAGTCGTGGATACTCATGATTATATGTACGAATTGATCGGTCGCTTGCCGCGAAAAGAGCGTCGTATTTTAGAATTAGCCTTACAAGGATATGACACGAGGGAAATCGCCGAACAAATTGGCATGGAGTATAATACCGTGCGGCATTACAAGAAAGAGGCTTACGCTAAAATACGAGAGGCATTGAAAAATGAAATTTAA
- a CDS encoding acyl-CoA carboxylase subunit beta, which produces MTNQDKVKELIELRAQAKLGGGEKRIESQHKKGKYTARERIAMLLDENSFEEFDMFITHRCYNFGMEKTKFLGDGVVTGQGTIDGRLVFVFAQDFTVFGGALSEMLAQKICKVMDKAMTVGAPIIGLNDSGGARIQEGVNSLAGYAEIFERNILASGVIPQISAIFGPCAGGAVYSPALTDFILMTDQSSYMFVTGPKVVKTVTGEDITTEELGGAEVHSTKSGVSHFLAENEEEGIAIIRDLLSYLPSNNLEETPIAVCNDPIDRLEDRLNEIIPDNPNLPYNMMDVIEGIVDNGKFLEVHKRYARNIIVGFCRMGGRSVGVIANQPSFYAGVLDIEASRKAARFVRFCDCFNIPVLTLVDVPGFLPGRVQEYGGIITHGAKLMFAYGEATVPKVTVTLRKSYGGAHDVMSCKQLRGDFNYAWPTAQIAVMGAKGAIEVLYGKELAAISDPEEKAKFVATKEEEYNSAFANPYKAASYGYIDDVIEPRNTRFRIIRAFQSLQTKRVVNPMKKHSNIPL; this is translated from the coding sequence ATGACAAATCAAGATAAAGTCAAAGAGTTAATTGAATTACGTGCGCAGGCAAAGCTTGGCGGAGGGGAAAAGCGTATAGAATCCCAACACAAAAAAGGGAAATATACCGCTCGCGAAAGAATCGCCATGTTGCTGGACGAAAATAGTTTCGAAGAGTTTGATATGTTTATAACACACCGTTGTTATAACTTTGGGATGGAAAAAACCAAATTCTTGGGTGATGGAGTGGTAACCGGACAAGGAACAATTGACGGACGTCTCGTATTTGTTTTTGCTCAAGACTTCACTGTTTTCGGAGGTGCCCTTTCCGAGATGTTAGCTCAAAAAATTTGCAAGGTGATGGATAAAGCCATGACTGTGGGAGCTCCCATTATCGGATTGAATGATTCGGGTGGTGCCCGTATTCAAGAAGGGGTTAACTCCTTAGCTGGATACGCGGAAATTTTCGAACGGAATATTCTCGCTTCAGGAGTTATCCCGCAAATTTCTGCCATTTTTGGTCCTTGTGCCGGAGGGGCCGTGTACTCTCCTGCCTTGACGGACTTCATTCTGATGACTGACCAATCATCATACATGTTTGTAACCGGTCCGAAAGTGGTGAAAACCGTAACGGGAGAAGATATCACAACCGAGGAATTGGGAGGTGCAGAAGTTCACTCCACGAAATCCGGTGTTTCTCATTTCTTGGCAGAAAACGAAGAAGAGGGTATCGCTATTATTCGTGATTTGCTTTCTTATTTACCTTCCAACAACTTGGAAGAGACTCCGATTGCCGTATGCAATGACCCGATCGACCGTTTGGAAGACCGGTTAAACGAAATAATTCCTGATAATCCGAATTTACCGTATAACATGATGGATGTCATTGAAGGCATCGTGGATAACGGAAAATTCTTGGAAGTTCACAAACGTTATGCTCGTAACATTATTGTCGGATTCTGCCGTATGGGTGGACGTTCTGTCGGCGTTATCGCTAACCAACCGAGTTTCTATGCCGGAGTTCTTGACATTGAAGCATCTCGCAAGGCGGCACGTTTCGTTCGTTTCTGCGACTGTTTCAACATTCCGGTGTTGACCTTGGTTGACGTACCGGGATTCTTGCCGGGACGTGTACAGGAGTATGGTGGTATTATCACTCACGGGGCAAAATTGATGTTTGCTTACGGAGAAGCAACCGTTCCCAAAGTAACCGTTACTTTACGAAAATCATACGGTGGAGCTCATGACGTGATGTCATGTAAACAATTGCGTGGAGACTTCAACTACGCTTGGCCCACGGCACAAATCGCCGTTATGGGAGCTAAGGGGGCTATCGAGGTGTTGTATGGTAAAGAATTGGCAGCAATCTCTGATCCTGAGGAAAAAGCTAAATTCGTTGCCACGAAAGAGGAAGAATACAACTCGGCATTCGCGAACCCGTACAAAGCCGCTTCATATGGATACATTGATGATGTTATAGAACCGCGTAACACGCGTTTCCGCATTATCCGTGCTTTCCAGTCTTTGCAGACCAAGCGCGTTGTTAACCCGATGAAGAAACACTCAAATATACCGTTGTAA
- the mce gene encoding methylmalonyl-CoA epimerase: MKPTHIEHIGIAVASLDEAIPYYEKVLGLECYAIEEVKDQKVKTAFFKVGQTKIELLESTDPEGPIGKFVEKNGGGMHHIAFAVEDVQAALNDAQAAGCQLIDKAPRGGAEGLRIGFLHPKSTFRVLTELCGTK; the protein is encoded by the coding sequence ATGAAACCAACACATATTGAACACATCGGCATCGCAGTTGCCAGTTTAGATGAAGCAATCCCCTATTATGAAAAAGTATTAGGATTGGAATGTTATGCTATTGAAGAAGTAAAAGATCAAAAAGTAAAAACCGCTTTCTTCAAAGTAGGACAAACTAAGATCGAATTACTGGAATCAACTGACCCGGAAGGCCCTATCGGTAAATTCGTTGAGAAAAACGGAGGTGGTATGCACCACATAGCTTTCGCCGTTGAAGATGTTCAAGCCGCATTGAATGATGCACAGGCTGCAGGTTGCCAGTTAATCGACAAAGCTCCGCGCGGAGGTGCAGAAGGATTGAGAATCGGATTCCTTCACCCGAAATCAACATTCAGAGTATTGACTGAACTTTGCGGAACAAAATAA
- a CDS encoding RNA polymerase sigma factor: MSDFVNGIDTFKELYTDYFQAVWGFCSTYLKDREQAMDATQETFFKLYERLDNSYTKQNAIAFIYITAKNICMDNLRRNKFKTKDVELLKNELPSDDSLLEEIATQEMIRCVHSAISQLSGRSLEIATLALEGKSNPEIADVLGISLNSVKSLKKEMYTKLRKIIGHEYIILFFAKLLLHVDK; the protein is encoded by the coding sequence ATGAGCGACTTTGTTAACGGTATAGATACATTTAAAGAACTGTACACGGATTACTTTCAAGCCGTGTGGGGATTTTGCAGCACTTACCTGAAGGACAGGGAACAAGCCATGGACGCCACGCAGGAGACATTTTTCAAATTGTACGAACGTTTGGATAATTCCTACACCAAGCAAAACGCAATCGCCTTTATCTACATCACGGCCAAAAACATTTGCATGGACAACCTGAGACGGAATAAATTTAAAACCAAAGATGTCGAGCTATTAAAGAATGAATTACCCTCGGATGACTCGCTTCTGGAAGAAATCGCCACCCAAGAAATGATCCGATGCGTGCATTCCGCCATCAGCCAGCTCTCCGGACGCAGCCTTGAAATCGCCACTCTCGCGTTAGAAGGTAAATCAAATCCGGAAATCGCAGACGTACTGGGAATCTCTCTTAACTCCGTGAAATCTCTCAAAAAAGAAATGTACACCAAATTACGAAAGATTATCGGACACGAATATATTATCCTTTTTTTCGCCAAGCTCTTGCTACACGTAGATAAATAA
- a CDS encoding OadG family transporter subunit — translation MITLAINWGYALLVTGVGMVTVFLLLILLIWIINLQTKLTNQVEDHAKTVQDTEKAVVTTDTHPTPHEQAAIAMAMHLYFNSHDEEPHVITIEEVEKRYSPWSSKIYGMRNLNK, via the coding sequence ATGATTACATTAGCAATTAACTGGGGTTACGCACTCCTCGTTACAGGCGTGGGGATGGTAACAGTATTTCTGCTATTGATTCTTTTGATCTGGATTATTAACTTACAGACCAAGTTGACGAATCAAGTAGAAGATCACGCAAAAACAGTTCAAGACACGGAAAAAGCAGTAGTGACAACGGATACCCATCCGACACCTCACGAACAAGCTGCCATCGCCATGGCTATGCATCTATATTTCAACTCTCATGACGAGGAACCTCACGTGATCACGATCGAAGAAGTTGAAAAACGTTATTCTCCGTGGAGTTCTAAAATTTACGGTATGAGAAACCTTAATAAGTAA